A single region of the Lycium barbarum isolate Lr01 chromosome 2, ASM1917538v2, whole genome shotgun sequence genome encodes:
- the LOC132628618 gene encoding uncharacterized protein LOC132628618: MDVEIIEYHLFNFGFVEDYFVWEYQGEKDVIGEIASGNDLYGGSQPESGFDNPYRQMVLDAAGPNFGQGSSSQSYSNIEVDSSHPYEPSMEEEPNPSMEEEPNPESQRFYNLLQAADEKLYPGSSLSQLAVVSRMLNIKMENTLSQRGYNQMIQLLKEALPEDNKVLDKYYQTKKLVRSLGLPVEKIDCCDSGCMLYWGDDEHLTSCKFCGNQRYKRRVGSRKRKFVPYKKMYYFPLIPRLKRLYASHATAADMRWHHEHTQEDGVMRHPSDSEAWKNFNETHYFFAAEPRNVRLGLYTDGFQPFSQSGRKYSSWPVIVTLYNLPPGMCMKEAYMFLTVIVPGPNNPKHKIDVYLQPLIKELTLLWETGVEAFDISKKQNFQLGAALMWTISDFPAYSMLLGWSTAGKLACPYCMEETQSFRLQHGRKTSWFDSHRMFLDQHNPFRRDRKNLLKGKTVKRLSPLYRTGEEILNQICDLGIRKVIELDAQEVNQRIYKSCGWKKRSIFWDLPYWSSNMIRHNLDVMHIEKNVFDNVFNIVLNIDNKTKDNLQSRQDMVNYCDRPQLAKDTSGKYPKAIYTIDKEERVILFNWVKGLKFPDGYVSNLGRCPDTNAKRLFGMKSHDCHVFMQRIMAIAFHELLPSNVWQALTKLSLFFKDLSWTTLRVDDIERLEADIPQILCKLDRIFPPGFFDSMEHLPVHLPYEAKIVGPVQYRWMYPFES, from the coding sequence ATGGATGTTGAAATCATTGAATATCACCTTTTTAATTTTGGATTTGTTGAGGACTATTTTGTTTGGGAGTATCAAGGGGAAAAAGATGTGATCGGTGAGATAGCTTCTGGTAATGATTTGTACGGTGGTTCTCAACCTGAATCGGGATTCGATAATCCATACCGACAAATGGTCTTGGATGCAGCTGGTCCCAACTTTGGTCAGGGTTCGAGTTCGCAATCTTATAGCAATATTGAAGTTGATTCTTCTCATCCTTATGAACCTTCAATGGAGGAGGAGCCTAATCCTTCAATGGAGGAGGAACCTAATCCCGAGTCCCAAAGATTTTACAATTTGCTACAAGCTGCTGATGAAAAATTATATCCCGGTTCTTCTCTCTCTCAACTTGCAGTAGTCTCCAGAATGTTAAATATTAAAATGGAGAATACTTTGTCACAGAGAGGTTATAACCAAATGATACAATTGTTGAAAGAGGCTTTACCTGAAGATAACAAAGTGCTTGATAAGTATTATCAGACTAAGAAACTAGTGCGTAGTTTGGGTTTGCCAGTTGAAAAGATTGATTGTTGTGATTCAGGATGTATGTTGTATTGGGGTGATGATGAACACCTTACATCTTGTAAATTCTGTGGTAACCAAAGGTATAAGCGTCGTGTCGGCTCTCGTAAGAGGAAATTTGTCCCTTACAAGAAAATGTATTATTTTCCTTTGATTCCAAGATTGAAAAGATTATATGCATCCCATGCTACAGCTGCCGACATGAGATGGCACCATGAGCATACACAAGAGGATGGGGTAATGCGTCATCCATCAGACTCTGAGGCTTGGAAGAACTTCAATGAAACTCATTATTTTTTTGCTGCTGAACCAAGGAATGTAAGGTTGGGGTTATATACTGATGGTTTCCAACCGTTTAGTCAATCTGGGAGGAAATACTCTTCGTGGCCAGTGATTGTCACCCTATACAATTTGCCTCCAGGAATGTGTATGAAAGAGGCATATATGTTCCTAACTGTCATTGTTCCTGGGCCAAACAATCCTAAACATAAAATTGATGTTTATCTGCAACCTCTAATAAAGGAATTGACTTTGTTATGGGAGACAGGTGTAGAAGCATTTGATATCTCGAAAAAGCAAAACTTTCAACTGGGGGCAGCTTTGATGTGGACAATCAGTGACTTCCCAGCATATTCTATGTTATTAGGATGGAGTACTGCGGGCAAGTTagcatgtccttattgtatggagGAAACACAATCCTTTAGATTACAACATGGCAGGAAAACATCTTGGTTTGATAGTCACAGAATGTTCCTTGACCAACATAATCCTTTTAGGAGAGATCGTAAAAACCTTCTCAAAGGTAAAACTGTCAAAAGACTATCACCACTCTATAGAACAGGAGAGGAAATTTTGAACCAAATTTGTGACTTGGGGATAAGGAAAGTAATAGAGTTAGATGCACAGGAAGTTAATCAGAGAATATATAAGTCTTGTGGGTGGAAAAAGCGAAGCATATTTTGGGATTTGCCTTATTGGAGTTCTAACATGATTCGACATAATCTTGACGTcatgcatattgaaaaaaatgTCTTTGATAATGTATTTAATATAGTTCTTAATATTGATAACAAAACCAAAGACAATCTACAATCACGTCAAGATATGGTAAATTACTGTGATCGACCACAGTTGGCAAAGGACACTAGTGGAAAATATCCAAAAGCTATATATACAATAGATAAGGAAGAAAGAGTTATCTTGTTCAATTGGGTGAAGGGTTTGAAGTTTCCAGATGGGTATGTTTCGAATTTGGGTAGATGTCCAGACACAAACGCGAAAAGATTATTTGGCatgaaaagtcatgattgccATGTGTTCATGCAACGAATAATGGCTATTGCTTTTCATGAACTGCTTCCCAGTAATGTGTGGCAAGCACTTACAAAATTGAGCTTATTTTTTAAAGATCTTTCTTGGACCACTCTACGAGTGGATGACATAGAAAGATTAGAGGCAGACATCCCGCAAATCTTGTGTAAGTTAGATCGTATATTTCCCCCTGGGTTCTTTGACTCAATGGAACATCTGCCTGTGCACCTGCCATATGAAGCAAAGATTGTTGGACCTGTACAATATCGATGGATGTATCCTTTTGAAAGTTAA